One genomic region from Conexibacter woesei DSM 14684 encodes:
- a CDS encoding alkyl/aryl-sulfatase: MADGIGAASSQVAAANDALRRELPFGDREDFEDARRGFVATSDPLRIEAADGRTIWDMERYAFTHGDAPPTANPSLWRQAQLLSIHGLFEVAPGFYQVRGFDLSNMHLIEGETGVIVSDPLISTEAAAAALALYRAHRGDRPVTGLIYSHSHIDHFGGSRGILSDEQVAAGRVPVIAPSGFLEHAVSENVYAGTAMGRRAGYMFGALLEPGPAGQLTAGLGPTTSTGTVTLIPPTQHVVETGQEEVVDGVRFVFQLTPGTEAPSEMNFYFPDHKVLFVAENASHTLHNTLTLRGALVRDPRIWAHYLNETIERFGRDADVLFACHHWPRWGTERIVDYLSKQRDLYGYLHDQTLRLLNQGWTGIEIAERFELPPSLDQAWHCRGYYGSVSHNVKAVYQRYMGWFDGNPAHLWEHTTTEASTRYVDFMGGAEAVLAKARESFDAGDFRWVAQVVNHVVFAEPDNRAAKELQAAALEQLGYGAENGTWRNFFLTGAKELREGTLGTPTTTVAADIIVHLSLDQLLDSLAIRLDGPRAWNERIVINWTVGEQTCVTRLENGVLSHLLDRHADAPDATIEIPRAGLDKILLGVASPADLVAAGELRIGGDASALVTLLGLFDAPDPDFAIVTP; this comes from the coding sequence ATGGCTGACGGAATCGGCGCAGCGTCCTCGCAGGTGGCGGCGGCGAACGACGCGCTGCGGCGCGAGCTGCCGTTCGGGGACCGCGAGGACTTCGAGGACGCGCGGCGCGGCTTCGTCGCGACGAGCGATCCGCTGCGGATCGAGGCGGCCGACGGCCGCACGATCTGGGACATGGAGCGGTACGCCTTCACGCACGGCGACGCGCCGCCGACGGCGAACCCGAGCCTCTGGCGTCAGGCGCAGCTGCTGAGCATCCATGGCCTGTTCGAGGTCGCGCCCGGCTTCTACCAGGTACGCGGCTTCGATCTCTCCAACATGCACCTGATAGAGGGCGAGACGGGCGTGATCGTCTCCGACCCGCTGATCTCGACCGAGGCGGCGGCCGCCGCGCTCGCGCTCTACCGAGCGCATCGCGGCGACCGTCCGGTCACCGGCCTGATCTACAGCCACAGCCACATCGACCACTTCGGCGGCTCGCGCGGCATCCTCTCCGACGAGCAGGTCGCCGCCGGACGCGTGCCGGTGATCGCGCCGTCGGGCTTCCTCGAGCACGCCGTCAGCGAGAACGTCTACGCCGGCACCGCGATGGGCCGCCGCGCCGGATACATGTTCGGCGCGCTGCTCGAACCGGGCCCCGCCGGCCAGCTGACCGCCGGGCTCGGCCCGACCACCTCGACCGGCACCGTGACGCTGATCCCGCCGACGCAGCACGTCGTCGAGACCGGGCAGGAGGAGGTCGTCGACGGCGTCCGCTTCGTCTTCCAGCTCACGCCCGGCACCGAAGCCCCGTCGGAGATGAACTTCTACTTCCCCGACCACAAGGTCCTGTTCGTCGCGGAGAACGCGAGCCACACGCTCCACAACACCCTCACGCTGCGCGGCGCGCTGGTGCGCGACCCGCGCATCTGGGCGCACTACCTGAACGAGACGATCGAGCGGTTCGGGCGCGACGCGGACGTGCTGTTCGCCTGCCACCACTGGCCGCGCTGGGGGACCGAGCGGATCGTCGACTACCTCTCCAAGCAACGCGACCTGTACGGCTACCTGCACGACCAGACGCTGCGCCTGCTCAACCAGGGCTGGACGGGGATCGAGATCGCCGAGCGGTTCGAGCTGCCGCCGAGCCTCGACCAGGCGTGGCACTGTCGCGGCTACTACGGGTCCGTCAGTCATAACGTCAAGGCGGTCTACCAGCGCTACATGGGCTGGTTCGACGGCAACCCTGCGCACCTGTGGGAGCACACGACGACGGAGGCGTCCACGCGCTACGTCGACTTCATGGGCGGCGCCGAGGCGGTGCTCGCGAAGGCGCGCGAGTCGTTCGACGCCGGCGACTTCCGCTGGGTCGCCCAGGTCGTCAACCACGTCGTCTTCGCCGAGCCGGACAACCGCGCGGCGAAGGAGCTGCAGGCCGCGGCGCTGGAGCAGCTCGGCTACGGCGCCGAGAACGGCACCTGGCGCAACTTCTTCCTGACCGGCGCCAAGGAGCTGCGCGAGGGGACGCTCGGCACGCCGACGACGACCGTCGCCGCCGACATCATCGTCCACCTCTCGCTCGATCAGCTGCTCGACTCGCTCGCGATCCGCCTCGACGGGCCGCGGGCGTGGAACGAACGGATCGTGATCAACTGGACGGTCGGCGAGCAGACGTGCGTGACGCGGCTGGAGAACGGCGTCCTGAGCCATCTGCTCGACCGGCACGCCGACGCGCCCGACGCGACGATCGAGATCCCGCGCGCGGGGCTGGACAAGATCCTGCTCGGCGTCGCGAGCCCGGCGGACCTCGTCGCCGCCGGCGAGCTGCGAATCGGCGGAGATGCGTCGGCGCTCGTGACGCTGCTCGGTCTCTTCGACGCGCCCGACCCGGACTTCGCGATCGTCACGCCCTGA
- a CDS encoding IS481 family transposase — MKLHANAPLGPKGRERMVLRVVEQGWSIAEAAQAAGVSDRTCSKWIGRYRAEGSMGLVDRASTPKRSPTRTPEDRVQLIAALRRLRMTAAEIALCLGMALSTVSAVLRRINLGKRSRLDPPEPPNRYERARPGELLHIDVKKLGRIHGGAGHRVTGRKSGMHRARGAGWDYVHVCVDDATRLAYVEVLPDERGTTVAGFLRRAIRHYRRHGITVERVMTDNGSGYRSTLHAIACRLQGVRHLRTRPYRPRTNGKAERFIRTMIEGWAYGAIYASSAERTAALDGWLFTYNHRRPHGSLSHKPPAARLRELNNLPSSYS; from the coding sequence ATGAAGTTGCACGCTAACGCGCCTCTCGGCCCGAAGGGCCGTGAGCGGATGGTGCTTCGGGTGGTCGAGCAGGGGTGGTCGATCGCGGAGGCCGCGCAAGCGGCCGGAGTGAGCGACCGCACCTGCTCGAAGTGGATCGGCCGCTACCGGGCCGAGGGCTCGATGGGGTTGGTCGACCGGGCCTCGACCCCGAAGCGCAGCCCGACGCGCACGCCCGAGGACCGGGTCCAGTTGATCGCTGCGTTGCGCCGGTTGCGGATGACCGCTGCCGAGATCGCCCTCTGCCTGGGAATGGCGCTTTCGACCGTCTCAGCGGTCCTGCGGCGGATCAATCTCGGCAAGCGCTCTCGGCTGGACCCGCCCGAGCCACCCAACCGCTACGAGCGAGCCCGACCGGGCGAGCTGTTGCACATCGACGTCAAGAAGCTCGGCCGCATCCATGGCGGCGCCGGGCACCGCGTCACCGGCCGCAAGAGCGGGATGCATCGCGCGCGAGGGGCGGGCTGGGACTACGTTCACGTCTGCGTCGACGACGCGACTCGCCTGGCCTACGTCGAGGTCTTGCCCGACGAAAGAGGAACGACGGTCGCTGGGTTCTTGCGCCGCGCGATCCGCCACTATCGCCGCCACGGAATCACCGTCGAGCGCGTGATGACCGACAACGGCTCGGGCTACCGATCAACGCTGCACGCGATCGCTTGCCGTCTTCAAGGCGTCCGACACCTCCGCACCCGGCCCTACCGGCCCCGCACCAACGGAAAAGCTGAGCGGTTCATCCGCACGATGATCGAGGGCTGGGCCTACGGCGCGATCTACGCCTCAAGCGCAGAACGCACCGCAGCCCTTGACGGCTGGCTCTTCACCTACAACCATCGCCGCCCACACGGCTCCCTCAGCCACAAGCCCCCGGCAGCCCGCCTCCGCGAGCTGAACAACCTCCCTAGCTCTTACAGCTAG
- a CDS encoding GNAT family N-acetyltransferase translates to MADPLRGELVTLRVAGERDVAALLAIVSEPVVAQRWGEHDEERVREDLIGDDACFAIVADGEVVGWIGADEEDDPDYRHVGIDLFLTARLHSRGLGRDAIRALVRHYADRGHHRFTIDPAADNEPAIRAYTAVGFKPVGRMRAYERAPDGSWHDGLLMDLLIDELVE, encoded by the coding sequence ATGGCTGATCCGCTGCGCGGAGAGCTCGTGACGTTGCGCGTCGCCGGCGAGCGGGACGTCGCCGCGCTGTTGGCGATCGTCAGCGAGCCGGTCGTCGCGCAGCGTTGGGGCGAGCACGACGAGGAGCGTGTGCGAGAGGACCTGATCGGCGACGACGCCTGCTTCGCGATCGTCGCCGACGGCGAGGTCGTGGGCTGGATCGGCGCCGACGAGGAGGACGACCCCGACTACAGACACGTCGGCATCGACCTGTTCCTGACGGCGCGCCTGCACTCGCGCGGCCTCGGCCGCGACGCGATCCGGGCGCTCGTTCGCCACTACGCCGATCGCGGCCACCACCGCTTCACGATCGACCCGGCCGCCGACAACGAGCCGGCGATCCGCGCCTACACGGCGGTCGGCTTCAAGCCGGTCGGGCGGATGCGCGCCTACGAGCGCGCTCCCGACGGCAGCTGGCACGACGGCCTGCTGATGGACCTGCTGATCGACGAGCTGGTCGAGTAG